In Gossypium arboreum isolate Shixiya-1 chromosome 5, ASM2569848v2, whole genome shotgun sequence, a single genomic region encodes these proteins:
- the LOC108480637 gene encoding 11-beta-hydroxysteroid dehydrogenase B: protein MMDLMTSFLNLVVPPATMMMLAFSWPALCFINACEWVYNTLYTIEDMDGKVVIITGASSGIGEQIAYEYAKRRANLVLVARREQRLRAISEKARYLGANSAIVIAADVVKEDDCRRFVNETVNFYGRVDHLVNAASLGHTFYFDEVTDSSVFPILLDINFWGNVYPTFVALPYLHQSNGRVIVNASVENWLPLPRMSLYAAAKAALVNFYETLRLEVNNDVGITIATHGWIGGEMTRGKFMLEEGAEMQWKEEREVQASGGPVEEFARLIVSGACRGDAYVKYPSWHDTFLLFRVFAPNVLNWSFRLLLSAHGTRRTSMVGVGKPMSEGGTGRYLMETTSPRKLPAGPITFSKTE from the exons ATGATGGACTTAATGACTTCGTTTCTGAACTTAGTGGTGCCCCCTGCCACCATGATGATGCTGGCCTTTTCATGGCCAGCCTTGTGCTTTATCAATGCATGTGAATGGGTTTACAACACCTTATATACTATTGAGGATATGGATGGCAAAGTTGTCATAATTACCGGTGCTTCTTCTGGTATTGGAGAG CAAATTGCATATGAATATGCAAAGCGGAGGGCTAATCTTGTGTTGGTTGCGAGGAGAGAACAACGGCTTCGAGCAATTAGTGAGAAAGCCAGATATCTTGGCGCAAACAGTGCCATTGTAATTGCTGCAGATGTTGTTAAGGAAGATGATTGTAGGAGATTTGTTAATGAAACGGTAAACTTCTATGGGCGTG TGGATCATCTGGTGAATGCGGCGAGTTTGGGACATACCTTCTACTTCGATGAAGTTACAGACTCCTCAGTGTTTCCTATTTTGTTG GACATAAACTTTTGGGGAAATGTTTATCCTACATTTGTCGCTCTTCCATACCTACATCAGAGTAATGGCCGAGTCATTGTGAATGCATCGGTGGAGAACTGGTTACCGTTACCAAGAATGAGTTTGTATGCT GCTGCAAAAGCTGCTCTTGTGAATTTCTATGAGACCCTCAGACTTGAAGTAAATAATGATGTTGGGATAACGATTGCTACACATGGATGGATAGGAGGCGAAATGACAAGAGGAAAGTTTATGCTTGAAGAGGGAGCCGAGATGCAATGGAAGGAAGAACGAGAA GTACAAGCAAGTGGTGGACCTGTGGAAGAATTTGCGAGGCTGATCGTTTCAGGGGCATGCCGGGGCGATGCTTATGTCAAGTACCCGAGTTGGCACGACACATTCCTCCTCTTTAGGGTATTCGCACCTAATGTACTTAACTGGAGTTTCCGACTCCTGCTGTCGGCTCATGGTACAAGAAGAACATCAATGGTGGGTGTCGGGAAACCGATGTCCGAAGGTGGCACAGGCAGGTATTTAATGGAGACCACTTCTCCTAGGAAGCTTCCTGCTGGTCCGATAACCTTTTCGAAGACGGAGTAG